The Gammaproteobacteria bacterium genome has a segment encoding these proteins:
- a CDS encoding 3'-5' exonuclease — translation MTTLAFDIETVPDVALGRRLYGLDGIGDEDVAKAMSFRQMQATGSEFLPLYQQRIVAISVVMRRQDEIKVWSLGAPDSDERELVRRFFDGIDRYTPVLVSWNGGGFDLPVLHYRALLHQVASRRYWDVGDEDREFRYNNYLGRFHWRHIDLMDVISGFQNRGRAGLNDTAVMLGFPGKLGFDGSKVWDAYLAGEIVAIRNYCETDALNTYLVYLRFELIRGELDEQGLGRELERVRGMLADSGQAHLREFLDAWETAATGARA, via the coding sequence ATGACCACGCTGGCATTCGACATCGAGACCGTGCCGGACGTGGCGCTCGGGCGGCGGCTGTACGGCCTGGACGGGATCGGGGACGAGGACGTGGCCAAGGCGATGAGCTTCCGGCAGATGCAGGCGACCGGCAGCGAGTTCCTGCCGCTGTACCAGCAGCGCATCGTCGCGATCTCCGTGGTCATGCGACGCCAGGATGAGATCAAAGTCTGGAGTCTTGGCGCGCCGGACAGCGACGAGCGCGAGCTCGTGCGACGTTTCTTCGACGGCATCGACCGGTACACGCCGGTGCTGGTGTCGTGGAACGGTGGCGGCTTCGATCTGCCCGTGCTGCATTATCGCGCGCTGCTGCACCAGGTCGCCTCGCGCCGTTACTGGGACGTCGGCGACGAGGACCGCGAGTTCCGCTACAACAATTACCTCGGCCGGTTTCACTGGCGGCATATCGACCTGATGGACGTGATCTCGGGTTTTCAGAACCGCGGGCGCGCCGGGCTCAACGATACGGCCGTGATGCTCGGTTTCCCCGGCAAGCTGGGGTTCGATGGCAGCAAAGTCTGGGACGCGTACCTGGCGGGTGAGATCGTCGCGATCCGCAATTACTGCGAGACCGACGCGCTGAACACGTACCTGGTGTACCTGCGGTTCGAACTCATCCGGGGCGAACTCGACGAGCAGGGTCTCGGGCGCGAACTCGAGCGGGTGCGCGGGATGCTGGCCGACTCCGGGCAGGCGCATCTGCGCGAGTTTCTCGACGCCTGGGAAACTGCTGCCACGGGCGCCCGGGCGTGA
- the rlmD gene encoding 23S rRNA (uracil(1939)-C(5))-methyltransferase RlmD, with the protein MSGRRAIRRLRDATPETAEVLDDTPEGHGIASIDGKRVFIAGALRGETVSLRRVSSRRNYDEAQLLAINAASAERTEPRCEAFGRCGGCALQHLTAAAQLRLKERALLEALRRIGGVAPARVLPAVAGPSWAYRRRARLAVRHVAGKGRVLVGFSERASSRIAEMSRCETLHPAVAQLPGELAALIGGLALHDRIPQVEVAVGDNAIALVFRVLVQPGEADLAMLRAFRDRCRVQVLLQSGGPGCVTPLDAGVDDRELWYTIGDPPLRMCFGPTDFIQVNAAINERLVALALELLQPNPASRVLDLYCGIGNFSLPLAQRGAYVLGLEGDPAMTARARHNAQLNGIEQAEFRVADLGAPDACGAMLAAAPGFDAALIDPPRAGAAAVLPFLAASGVRRILYVSCHPATLARDCGALITNLGYRLSAAGVLDMFPHTSHSESVALLERD; encoded by the coding sequence GTGAGCGGCCGCAGGGCGATCCGCCGGCTCCGCGACGCGACGCCGGAGACGGCCGAGGTGCTCGACGACACGCCGGAAGGCCACGGCATCGCCAGTATCGACGGCAAACGGGTGTTCATCGCCGGGGCGTTGCGTGGCGAGACGGTCAGCCTGCGCCGGGTGTCGAGTCGGCGCAATTACGACGAGGCGCAGCTGCTGGCGATCAACGCGGCGTCCGCCGAACGCACCGAGCCACGCTGCGAGGCGTTCGGGCGTTGCGGCGGCTGCGCATTGCAACACCTCACCGCGGCGGCCCAGCTACGGCTCAAGGAACGCGCGTTGCTCGAAGCGCTGCGTCGTATCGGTGGCGTCGCGCCGGCGCGCGTGCTGCCGGCCGTGGCCGGGCCTTCATGGGCATATCGGCGCCGGGCTCGCCTCGCCGTGCGTCACGTGGCGGGAAAAGGGCGGGTGCTGGTCGGCTTCTCCGAGCGGGCCAGCTCCAGGATTGCCGAGATGAGTCGTTGCGAAACGCTGCATCCGGCTGTCGCGCAGTTGCCGGGTGAACTCGCCGCGTTGATCGGCGGCCTCGCATTGCATGATCGCATCCCCCAGGTCGAGGTCGCCGTCGGCGACAACGCCATTGCGCTGGTGTTCCGGGTGCTCGTCCAGCCAGGCGAAGCCGATCTGGCTATGCTCCGGGCGTTTCGCGACCGCTGCCGCGTGCAGGTGTTGCTGCAGTCGGGTGGCCCGGGCTGCGTCACGCCGCTCGACGCAGGGGTGGACGACCGGGAGCTGTGGTACACGATCGGAGACCCGCCGCTGCGGATGTGCTTCGGGCCGACGGATTTCATCCAGGTCAACGCCGCCATCAACGAGCGGTTGGTCGCACTGGCGCTCGAGTTGCTGCAGCCGAACCCTGCATCACGGGTGCTGGACCTCTACTGCGGCATCGGCAATTTCTCCCTGCCGCTGGCGCAGCGAGGGGCGTACGTGCTCGGGCTGGAGGGCGATCCGGCCATGACGGCGCGCGCCCGCCACAATGCCCAGCTCAACGGTATCGAGCAGGCGGAGTTCCGCGTGGCCGACCTTGGCGCGCCGGACGCGTGTGGCGCGATGCTCGCAGCCGCGCCCGGTTTCGACGCAGCGCTCATCGATCCGCCACGGGCCGGGGCGGCGGCGGTGCTGCCGTTTTTGGCCGCGAGCGGGGTCCGGCGCATCCTGTATGTGTCCTGTCATCCGGCGACGCTCGCGCGTGATTGCGGAGCGTTGATCACGAACCTCGGCTATCGGCTGAGCGCGGCGGGCGTGCTCGACATGTTTCCGCATACCAGTCACAGCGAGTCGGTCGCGTTGCTGGAGCGGGATTGA
- a CDS encoding L,D-transpeptidase — MRRLRISLTGQYLEVLDEERPVLRFAVSTSRYGPGEREGSGCTPRGRHVIRAMIGDGLPAGAVLRGRRPTGEVWSPALAQSRPGADWILSRILWLSGCEPGRNRLGEVDSMRRFIYIHGTPDSEPMGVPFSHGCIRMRNDDVIRLFKMVAAGTPVDIVP; from the coding sequence GTGAGGCGGCTACGCATCAGCCTGACCGGCCAGTACCTGGAGGTGCTCGATGAGGAGCGGCCCGTCCTGCGATTTGCGGTATCGACGTCGCGCTACGGACCGGGCGAGAGGGAAGGCAGCGGCTGCACGCCGCGCGGCCGGCACGTCATCCGGGCCATGATCGGAGACGGCTTGCCGGCGGGTGCGGTGCTGCGGGGTCGCCGTCCGACCGGCGAGGTCTGGAGCCCGGCGCTCGCCCAGAGCCGGCCGGGCGCCGACTGGATCCTCAGCCGCATCCTGTGGCTGTCCGGGTGCGAACCGGGCCGCAACCGGCTCGGCGAAGTGGACAGCATGCGCCGATTCATCTATATCCACGGCACACCGGACAGCGAACCCATGGGTGTGCCTTTCTCACATGGCTGCATCAGGATGCGGAACGACGACGTGATCCGCCTGTTCAAAATGGTTGCAGCGGGTACGCCCGTCGACATCGTGCCATGA
- the nagZ gene encoding beta-N-acetylhexosaminidase, giving the protein MTLGPLMIDVQGVRLTPQEAGCLRSPQVGGVILFSRNFADREQLRMLTAEIRAVRQPGLLIAVDQEGGRVQRFREGFTALPALRWLGHEYDLDPDRARHLAFTCGWIMASELLDVGVDFSFAPCVDLDWGMSEVIGDRALHGEPDVVASLALSYIQGMRAAGMPAVAKHFPGHGAVRADSHLELPEDRRSYFEMQDDLAPYRRLIDYGLPGIMVAHVRYPQIDTRIASLSPVWIGRELRGTLGFAGAVFSDDLNMAGAAVAGDVPERVRAALGAGADMALVCNNPDAASQSIEALAGFANPAAHGRLVAMRGHPVRDPAPALHALPQWQQAIAELAAARQRPPLELHG; this is encoded by the coding sequence ATGACCCTCGGTCCGCTGATGATCGATGTGCAGGGAGTGCGGCTCACGCCACAGGAGGCCGGCTGTCTGCGCAGCCCGCAGGTCGGCGGGGTGATCCTGTTCTCGCGTAATTTTGCCGACCGCGAGCAGCTGCGGATGCTGACCGCGGAGATCCGTGCGGTACGCCAGCCGGGGCTGCTGATCGCGGTGGACCAGGAGGGCGGACGGGTGCAGCGTTTCCGCGAGGGGTTCACCGCGCTTCCCGCGCTGCGCTGGCTTGGACACGAATATGACCTCGATCCGGATCGGGCGCGGCACCTGGCGTTCACCTGTGGCTGGATCATGGCGAGCGAGCTGCTCGATGTCGGGGTCGATTTCAGCTTCGCCCCGTGCGTGGATCTCGACTGGGGAATGAGCGAGGTCATCGGCGACCGTGCCCTGCACGGCGAGCCGGATGTAGTGGCGTCGCTGGCGCTGTCCTACATCCAGGGCATGCGCGCCGCCGGTATGCCCGCCGTCGCAAAGCACTTCCCTGGACATGGTGCGGTGCGGGCAGATTCGCACCTGGAGTTGCCGGAAGACCGCCGCAGCTACTTCGAGATGCAGGACGACCTGGCGCCGTATCGCCGGCTGATCGATTACGGCTTGCCGGGCATCATGGTCGCGCATGTGCGCTATCCGCAGATCGACACCCGTATCGCGAGCCTCTCCCCGGTCTGGATCGGGCGCGAACTGCGCGGCACGCTCGGCTTCGCGGGGGCGGTGTTCTCCGATGACCTGAACATGGCGGGTGCCGCCGTCGCCGGCGACGTGCCGGAGCGGGTTCGAGCCGCACTCGGCGCAGGTGCCGACATGGCACTGGTCTGCAACAACCCGGACGCCGCGAGCCAGTCGATCGAGGCGCTGGCTGGTTTTGCGAACCCTGCGGCCCACGGGCGGTTGGTCGCCATGCGGGGCCATCCGGTGCGTGACCCGGCCCCGGCGCTGCACGCGCTGCCACAGTGGCAACAGGCCATCGCGGAGCTTGCCGCTGCCCGGCAACGGCCGCCACTGGAGTTGCATGGCTGA
- a CDS encoding phosphoribosyltransferase family protein: MADEPVPGARLVVPSAAVHEAWARLAAGVQGYVDRGPCVLIGVLLGGVVPLVNIAVRLRGDFLLDYCHLTRYRGGLRGGTIEWVQRPQQSLHGKTVVLVDDVFDEGHTLAELRRYCTGAGAAQVVVAVLVRKRHPRAVADLEPDLVGVEAGDEYLFGCGMDYRGRWRHLDAIYALPNAPAQPR, from the coding sequence ATGGCTGACGAGCCGGTTCCCGGCGCCCGGCTGGTGGTTCCGTCCGCGGCCGTGCACGAGGCCTGGGCGCGGCTGGCTGCCGGCGTGCAAGGCTACGTGGACCGGGGTCCCTGCGTGCTGATCGGGGTATTGCTCGGGGGAGTGGTGCCGCTGGTCAACATTGCCGTGCGCCTGCGCGGCGATTTCCTGCTCGATTACTGCCACCTGACGCGCTACCGCGGTGGCCTGCGCGGCGGCACGATCGAGTGGGTGCAACGGCCGCAGCAGTCATTGCACGGCAAGACCGTCGTGCTGGTCGATGACGTCTTCGACGAGGGGCACACGCTGGCTGAGTTGCGACGTTACTGCACCGGAGCCGGAGCGGCGCAGGTCGTGGTCGCGGTGCTGGTGCGCAAACGTCATCCGCGCGCTGTTGCGGATCTCGAACCCGACCTCGTTGGCGTGGAAGCGGGCGACGAGTACCTGTTCGGCTGCGGCATGGATTACCGCGGGCGTTGGCGTCATCTCGACGCGATCTATGCGCTGCCGAATGCGCCGGCGCAGCCCCGGTGA
- a CDS encoding S-methyl-5'-thioinosine phosphorylase codes for MKRVALIGGTGAGRIVPETAHSRAVTQTRWGRASAATRVWEHGDLEVVFLPRHGEAGAIPPHKVNYRANIECLRALAPAAVIGINAVGGITPPAWPGRLVLPDQLIDYTWGREHTFSDGANAGLQHVEFDPPFDEALRSALAQAALAAGVDVLATATYGVTQGPRLETAAEIDRLAADGCDIVGMTAMPEAALAREAGLRYAVCAVVVNRAAGRLAPGATIHGDMGQFLDVALGHAGRALRAWFEMW; via the coding sequence GTGAAGCGGGTAGCACTGATTGGCGGAACGGGCGCCGGACGCATCGTCCCGGAAACGGCCCACAGCCGTGCGGTGACGCAGACCCGCTGGGGCAGGGCGTCCGCCGCTACGCGCGTCTGGGAGCACGGAGATCTCGAGGTGGTCTTCCTGCCCCGACACGGCGAGGCGGGCGCCATACCGCCGCACAAGGTCAACTACCGTGCCAACATCGAATGCCTGCGTGCGCTCGCGCCCGCTGCCGTGATCGGCATCAATGCCGTTGGCGGCATCACGCCGCCGGCCTGGCCCGGGCGGCTGGTGCTGCCCGATCAGCTGATCGACTACACCTGGGGACGTGAGCACACGTTCAGCGACGGCGCCAACGCGGGTCTGCAACACGTCGAGTTCGATCCGCCCTTCGACGAAGCGCTGCGAAGTGCGCTGGCGCAAGCGGCCCTTGCGGCCGGAGTGGACGTTCTGGCGACCGCTACCTACGGCGTGACGCAGGGTCCGCGGCTGGAGACGGCGGCGGAAATCGACCGGCTTGCCGCTGACGGCTGCGACATCGTCGGCATGACGGCCATGCCGGAGGCGGCGCTTGCCCGTGAAGCAGGCCTGCGCTACGCCGTCTGCGCAGTCGTCGTCAACCGCGCCGCCGGGCGCCTGGCACCCGGCGCGACCATCCACGGCGACATGGGGCAGTTTCTCGACGTGGCGCTCGGCCACGCCGGGCGTGCCCTGCGGGCATGGTTCGAAATGTGGTGA